Proteins encoded by one window of Arachis hypogaea cultivar Tifrunner chromosome 1, arahy.Tifrunner.gnm2.J5K5, whole genome shotgun sequence:
- the LOC112802362 gene encoding uncharacterized protein — protein sequence MATAPLKSQPLHNFTLPFLKWGGTSTAKSHHATTSNNHHRFRRPVSDHEHDSVSDNRLPRVGSRPQRTNRYAVSPSNHHSNSHNQNQNKNHTPPLHTNISNTNNEHEAEDEEEKKHETEVAEAAGAEEAVQKPWNLRPRKQTAPAVTGGTSRSGSGERVEAANAEGGKSMRLRGMMAAMAGPAAAREGQCSSEKRKFWIALSREEIEEDIFIMTGSRPARRPRKRPKNVQKQMDCVFPGLWLVGVTAEAYRVADAPAKR from the exons ATGGCTACAGCACCGTTGAAGTCTCAGCCTCTGCACAACTTCACTTTACCGTTTCTGAAATGGGGAGGTACCAGCACTGCCAAGAGCCACCACGCCACCACCTCCAACAACCACCACCGCTTCCGCCGCCCTGTCTCCGATCACGAGCATGACTCTGTCTCCGATAACCGCCTACCACGTGTCGGATCGCGACCACAGAGGACTAACCGCTATGCTGTTTCCCCTTCCAACCACCACAGCAACagccacaaccaaaaccaaaacaaaaaccACACTCCTCCACTTCATACCAACATCAGCAACACCAATAACGAGCATGAGGCCGAAGACGAggaggagaagaagcatgaaaccGAGGTAGCTGAAGCGGCCGGGGCGGAGGAGGCGGTGCAGAAGCCGTGGAACCTGAGGCCGAGGAAGCAGACAGCGCCGGCGGTTACGGGTGGAACATCGAGGAGCGGGAGTGGCGAACGAGTGGAAGCGGCGAACGCGGAGGGAGGGAAGTCAATGAGGCTGAGAGGGATGATGGCAGCGATGGCGGGGCCGGCAGCGGCGAGGGAGGGACAGTGCTCGTCGGAGAAGAGGAAGTTCTGGATCGCGCTTTCGAGGGAAGAAATCGAGGAGGACATCTTCATCATGACTGGGTCCAGGCCCGCGAGAAGGCCCAGGAAGAGGCCCAAGAACGTTCAGAAGCAAATGGAT TGTGTTTTCCCTGGGTTATGGCTGGTAGGGGTTACTGCCGAAGCGTACAGGGTGGCGGATGCTCCGGCAAAG AGGTAA